In Collimonas arenae, a single genomic region encodes these proteins:
- a CDS encoding protease pro-enzyme activation domain-containing protein has protein sequence MHRIPVSPLIFAAAFTFLSAPGVASDVPAWVATKTQAFLPQVLAKEKNATGSTDTSTPADSAIQMAPDEPVHVTVSLKLRDKAGLDKFLREINTPGSPSYGKFLTPEQFTKRFAPTEADVGKVVEHLEKSGFINIVVSPNRQLISAEGTAATVQVGFHTTLKNFYLNGVKVFANADAVQVPSALAGIVDAVLGLQNVETAHVQGGALQNTESGEKP, from the coding sequence ATGCATCGAATTCCCGTGTCACCGCTGATATTCGCGGCAGCGTTTACATTTTTGTCAGCTCCGGGTGTCGCTTCAGATGTCCCGGCATGGGTAGCGACCAAAACCCAGGCATTCTTACCGCAAGTTCTAGCCAAAGAAAAAAATGCGACTGGCAGCACCGATACGTCGACACCGGCTGATTCTGCAATCCAGATGGCCCCCGATGAGCCTGTGCATGTGACGGTAAGTTTGAAGTTGCGGGACAAAGCTGGTCTCGACAAATTTTTACGAGAAATAAATACACCTGGCAGTCCCTCCTACGGGAAATTTTTGACGCCGGAACAATTTACTAAACGATTTGCGCCAACGGAAGCGGATGTCGGAAAAGTGGTGGAGCATTTGGAAAAATCCGGCTTCATCAACATTGTTGTCTCGCCGAATCGGCAACTTATATCCGCAGAAGGCACAGCAGCTACAGTGCAAGTCGGTTTTCACACCACATTAAAAAACTTTTATCTAAATGGCGTTAAAGTATTTGCCAATGCCGACGCCGTCCAAGTTCCGTCAGCCTTGGCAGGGATTGTCGATGCGGTGCTTGGTTTGCAAAACGTGGAAACTGCGCATGTCCAAGGCGGTGCGTTGCAGAATACGGAAAGTGGGGAAAAACCGTAA
- a CDS encoding winged helix-turn-helix domain-containing protein — MINSSSALANIDPSSAGFDVDLDGFIFYKNSLLFLPPKERGAFRLLLSAWPKVVSKEDFSKNVWAGRMSDDSLARCITRLRRALSYTGVVQIDSFYGQGYRLAILSDKVRRLTGVPATVHVPEKSDVVKPHAALVEACIHARQLLENRSLDSLSQAESILKNVISKAPGYMLAKLLLAQYVADRAFYDGNIQRSQIDDALNQLRTVEVAEPYLQGLQSQKGYLLDAKWHFDEARVTHRQALQMFPDDDAAYYRYGTHLIDTNASSEAIRVLRSAVQLNPHSPKIAVALARAYACENLDQAEVLAQARSAYSSHPDSPAAYLYLLYILAWIDPQPEIAHAVRHFVQKDRHAHAFASRAVAYVLARCGDHAGALEIIEKHSSIHGIHLAALIAMGMIDEAMIKVKAAAETGFGVLPFSLIVPECAELKQHPDYPEVYAKVFSRMPSE, encoded by the coding sequence ATGATTAATTCATCAAGCGCACTTGCCAATATAGATCCATCATCTGCCGGGTTCGATGTAGACCTGGATGGCTTTATTTTTTACAAAAATTCACTTCTCTTTTTGCCTCCCAAGGAACGCGGGGCCTTCCGTCTGTTGTTGAGTGCCTGGCCGAAAGTAGTTTCAAAAGAAGATTTTTCAAAAAATGTTTGGGCCGGACGTATGTCAGATGATAGTTTGGCGCGATGTATTACACGGCTGCGCCGAGCCCTCTCCTATACCGGTGTAGTACAGATTGACTCCTTCTATGGTCAAGGTTATCGCCTGGCGATTTTGTCGGATAAGGTACGGCGATTAACAGGTGTGCCGGCAACGGTACATGTCCCTGAAAAATCTGATGTGGTAAAGCCTCACGCCGCATTAGTCGAGGCTTGCATCCACGCCCGGCAATTACTGGAAAATCGCTCATTGGATTCCCTGTCCCAAGCGGAATCAATACTCAAAAATGTCATCTCTAAAGCTCCTGGTTATATGCTCGCCAAACTGTTGCTTGCACAATATGTAGCCGACAGGGCATTTTATGACGGGAATATACAGCGCTCACAAATTGACGACGCTCTTAACCAATTAAGGACAGTTGAAGTCGCCGAGCCCTATTTGCAAGGCCTGCAATCACAGAAAGGCTATCTCCTTGATGCCAAATGGCATTTCGATGAAGCCAGGGTCACGCACAGACAAGCATTGCAAATGTTCCCCGACGATGACGCCGCCTATTATCGTTATGGCACTCATCTGATTGACACCAATGCGTCATCCGAGGCCATCCGCGTTTTACGTTCTGCCGTTCAACTCAATCCACACTCGCCGAAGATAGCTGTGGCGTTGGCGCGCGCCTACGCTTGCGAAAATCTGGATCAAGCTGAAGTGCTTGCTCAAGCACGGAGCGCATATTCATCTCATCCGGATAGTCCCGCAGCTTATCTGTATTTACTCTATATACTGGCCTGGATAGATCCGCAGCCGGAGATAGCTCATGCCGTTCGTCATTTTGTACAAAAAGACCGTCATGCACATGCCTTCGCCTCCAGGGCCGTAGCGTATGTGCTTGCACGTTGCGGTGATCATGCAGGAGCGCTGGAAATCATCGAGAAACATAGCAGTATTCATGGAATACATCTGGCGGCTTTAATTGCCATGGGAATGATTGACGAAGCGATGATAAAAGTGAAGGCTGCAGCTGAAACCGGATTTGGCGTTTTGCCTTTTTCACTCATCGTTCCGGAATGTGCAGAGTTGAAACAGCATCCAGACTATCCCGAGGTGTACGCCAAAGTATTTTCCCGAATGCCTTCTGAATAA
- a CDS encoding tetratricopeptide repeat protein yields MADLKSTDVEGSDKLMKILTKSLLFLLLAFGESLLAYAQDDSWGSLNNQAVALSQQGQFSAAIAAEQKALQVIQGTPTSLPLDIAGIMSNLAWLYSTQKQYSLAESILKRVLKIKEQILGQDHRDVANTLSQLALVYRQTGREEKAEPLEKRAATILASTSH; encoded by the coding sequence ATGGCCGATTTGAAATCAACGGATGTAGAAGGAAGCGATAAGCTCATGAAAATATTGACGAAATCATTGCTGTTTCTTTTACTGGCATTTGGCGAGAGTTTGCTAGCATACGCACAAGATGATAGCTGGGGTAGTTTGAATAACCAAGCCGTGGCACTGAGTCAGCAAGGACAATTTTCCGCAGCCATCGCTGCGGAGCAAAAGGCCCTCCAAGTTATTCAAGGAACACCCACTTCCCTCCCTCTGGATATTGCGGGAATAATGAGCAATCTTGCGTGGCTATATTCCACCCAAAAACAATACTCGTTGGCAGAATCGATTCTCAAGCGTGTGCTGAAGATAAAGGAGCAGATACTTGGCCAAGATCATCGTGATGTAGCCAACACGCTCAGTCAGTTGGCCCTAGTATACCGTCAGACCGGACGAGAGGAGAAGGCTGAGCCCCTGGAAAAACGTGCCGCCACTATTCTTGCATCAACATCCCATTGA